GACGTGTGGCAGGGGCTGACCCAATGGCCCGGCGCGACCTTCATCATGCGGCACGGCCGCAGCGTTGTGGAAATCAAGGGGCGCATCCCCGGCGGCAAGCATGCTGGCGGCTACTTCAATCTTGAGCACGGCCTCCCCCTGGGCGGGCATATCTGCAGCGACGAGGTGGCCCACATCTGTTTTCTGTCGCTGCCCTTCATGGGGCTCGAAAGCCACAGCGTGCAGTTCATTGATGCGGCCGGGGCCGTCCTGTTCGCCATCTATGTGGGCCGTGAAAACAAAGCGCTTATTCCCGAAGCCCGCGACGGATTTTTCGCCCTGCGCGACGCTTTCGGCAAGGAGGACATATAATGAAAAGTCTTGTGGTCTATTCTTCGCGCACCGGCAATACCCGTAAAATAGCCGAGGCCGTGGCCGAAGCCCTGCCCGGCTGCCATCTGCACCCGGTGGAAGAAGCTCCGCAGCCCGAGGGCT
This DNA window, taken from Desulfovibrio sp. 86, encodes the following:
- the hutX gene encoding heme utilization cystosolic carrier protein HutX; translated protein: MSTCTTDAAGAESLRQQVETLLTEQKMVMLDTIARHCGVSELAAARALPGHMRAFAPAAAFDDVWQGLTQWPGATFIMRHGRSVVEIKGRIPGGKHAGGYFNLEHGLPLGGHICSDEVAHICFLSLPFMGLESHSVQFIDAAGAVLFAIYVGRENKALIPEARDGFFALRDAFGKEDI